AGGGACCGTGAAGGCCCCTCTTTTTAGTGCCTATTTCCCTTGAACCTGGGGTTCTTTTTCCTGTTCACGTTTTCTCTTTTCCTCATCCACGAGTGCCCGTCTCAGCACTTTTCCAACCATTGTCTTCGGCAGTTCGTTTCTGAATTCAAACTGCTTCGGTGATTTATAGGCTGACAGGTTCTTACGGCAGTATTCATTCAGCTCTTTTTCCGAAAGCTCCATGCCTTCTTTTAAGACCACAAATGCCTTTACCGTCTCTCCCCGATATGGATCAGGAACGCCAATGACTACCGCTTCTTTGATGGCTTCGTGTTCGTACAACACTTCTTCCACCTCTCTCGGATAAATGTTAAATCCGCCTGCGATAATCATATCTTTTTTTCGGTCAACGATATAGAAGTAGCCTTCTTCATCCATATATCCCATGTCTCCGGTTAACAGCCAGCCATCCTGGAAAACAGCTTTCGTTTCTTCAGGGCGGTTCCAGTATCCTTTCATCACTTGAGGACCCCGGACAATCAATTCACCAATTTCCCCGGCTTCGGCCTGTTCGCCCGTTTCTCCGTTAATGACTGCGGCATCTGTATCAGGCCAGGGCAGACCAATGCTTCCGCTCGGCCGTTTTCCCCACATCAGGTTAAAGTGTGTCACAGGTGAAGCTTCCGTCAGACCAAAGCCTTCACTGAGCTTGCCTCCTGTAAGCTTCTCAAACCGCTGCTGGACTTCCACCGGCAGTGGAGCAGATCCACTGATACACACTTCCACTGAAGACAGATCATACTTGTTTACGTCAGGGTCGTTAATCAGACCGATATACATCGTCGGCGCACCCGGGAAGATTGAGACACGCTGCTTCTGAATGGCCTTAAGGATCTGCGTTGTATTAAAACGCGGCATAATCACCATTTTCGAGCGGTCCATAATGGAAAAGTTCATTCCGACTGTCATACCGTACACGTGGAAAAACGGCAGGGCACAAAGGATAACTTCATTTCCATGATCAATCTTGTGCATCCATCTTAAAGCCTGGGTTGTATTTGCAACCAGGTTATGATGGGTCAGCATTACACCTTTGGCTACTCCGGTTGTTCCACCTGTATATTGCAACAGTGCCAGATCTTCTTTTGGATTAACTGAAACCTCAGTTTCCACAGGTTCATTCTCTTTAAGAACCCGGGTGAATGGATGTGTTTTTTCATTGTACGTTATATCAACCTTAATTCCTGTGTTCTTCTTCTGTATAAATGGATAAATCAGGTTTTTAGGAAACGGGAGATAGTCTTTAATTCCCGTAACAATCACGTGTTCAAGCTTCGTTTTTTTCAGCACATTGGCTACCCTGGGGTACACCAGATCAAGACAGATCATGACTTTGGCACCTGAGTCGATCATCTGATGCTCAAGCTCCCGTTCAACATAAAGCGGATTGGTCTGTACCACAACAGCCCCGGTTAAAAGGGTTCCGTAATAGGAGATGACAGACTGCGGTGTGTTGGCAAGCATGATGGCCACGCGGTCTCCCTTTTTAACACCAAGTCCCCGAAGTCCGCTGGCAAAACGCAGCGCGCTGTCATACACCTCAGCAAACGTCATTTCTGTCCCCATAAAATGAAGTGCACTTTTATCCGGTGTTTCTCTTGCAGCATCTGCGAGGTAAGATTGGAGCGGCTTTTCTTCGTATTCAATCTTTACTGGAATTTCATCAGGATAATGAGTTAACCATGGTCTTGCAAGTCTTTCATCCATGAAAAGGCCTCCTTTAACTCTCACCTTCTAAAGAAAACACGTGCTGCACCATGGATGGATGATGCACAGCGTTCCTGTATTTCAAGCCTCACTGACGTTCCCCTTAGCCAGCTTAATATCAGAAGTACAGGATATGACAAATTTCCTCTCTACTCCCATTCTAATGAAACCGATTACAAAAGCAAAGTATTTTGTGAAAAATTTTCAAATTTTTATTCTTGTATAACAGTTTTGTATTTTCAGTTTTTGTTCGGTGTACGGGAATATCTGACTAAATCATTTTTATCCTGCACAATGCATTTATCCTGAAAAAACCTCGGTTCAACATCACCAATCTATAACAAAACCCGCTCACCGAGAGGTGAGCGGGAATCTTTATTTGTCCGATGCTGCCTGTTTTGCTCTTTCTTCTTCCACAAGCACCCGGCGCAGAATTTTTCCGATCATCGTTTTCGGCAGTTCATCCCTGAACTCCACGAGTCGCGGGACTTTATATGCTGCCAAATGTTTGCGGCAGTACTCTTCAAGTTCTTCTTCTGTCAAAGATTTGCCGCTTTTCAGGACGATAAAGACCTTCACCGTTTCCCCCCGGTAAGGGTCCGGAACCCCGATCGCACAGGCTTCCTGAATGGCAGGGTGTTCGTAAAGCACTTCTTCGATTTCGCGGGGGTAAATATTGAACCCTCCTGCGATAATCATGTCTTTTTTCCGGTCAACAATATAAAAGTACCCTTCTTCATCCATATAACCCATATCTCCGCTCAGGAACCAGTCATCCTTGAACGTCGCCTGGGTGGCTTCAGGGTTATTCCAGTAACCCCGCATAACCTGTGGTCCGCGAATGATGATTTCCCCAATCTCATTCGCTTCAGCCAGCTCTCCTGTCTCAGCGGAAAGAACCGCCACATCTGTATCCGGCCAAGGTATGCCGATGCTGCCTGTTTTCCGATTTC
This DNA window, taken from Alteribacter keqinensis, encodes the following:
- a CDS encoding AMP-binding protein; protein product: MDERLARPWLTHYPDEIPVKIEYEEKPLQSYLADAARETPDKSALHFMGTEMTFAEVYDSALRFASGLRGLGVKKGDRVAIMLANTPQSVISYYGTLLTGAVVVQTNPLYVERELEHQMIDSGAKVMICLDLVYPRVANVLKKTKLEHVIVTGIKDYLPFPKNLIYPFIQKKNTGIKVDITYNEKTHPFTRVLKENEPVETEVSVNPKEDLALLQYTGGTTGVAKGVMLTHHNLVANTTQALRWMHKIDHGNEVILCALPFFHVYGMTVGMNFSIMDRSKMVIMPRFNTTQILKAIQKQRVSIFPGAPTMYIGLINDPDVNKYDLSSVEVCISGSAPLPVEVQQRFEKLTGGKLSEGFGLTEASPVTHFNLMWGKRPSGSIGLPWPDTDAAVINGETGEQAEAGEIGELIVRGPQVMKGYWNRPEETKAVFQDGWLLTGDMGYMDEEGYFYIVDRKKDMIIAGGFNIYPREVEEVLYEHEAIKEAVVIGVPDPYRGETVKAFVVLKEGMELSEKELNEYCRKNLSAYKSPKQFEFRNELPKTMVGKVLRRALVDEEKRKREQEKEPQVQGK